One stretch of Desulfovibrionales bacterium DNA includes these proteins:
- a CDS encoding addiction module protein, whose translation MRPDEIKQEIKKLNLSEKLLLIEDIWDSIAQSNSELPMPEWQKRELDKRYSQYKAGEQNLHDWQSVHEGIRNKYK comes from the coding sequence ATGAGACCCGACGAAATTAAGCAAGAAATAAAAAAATTAAATCTTTCGGAAAAATTATTGCTGATAGAAGATATCTGGGATTCTATCGCCCAAAGTAACTCAGAGCTCCCGATGCCTGAATGGCAAAAACGAGAACTTGATAAAAGATATAGCCAATACAAAGCCGGCGAACAAAATCTTCATGATTGGCAGTCAGTTCACGAGGGAATAAGGAATAAATACAAATGA